One Phocaeicola dorei genomic region harbors:
- a CDS encoding DNA alkylation repair protein, whose amino-acid sequence MDEYRINGLTIKENLLQLAENGNKKFTESLHPGIENVLGIRIPALRRLGAQIAKDDWESYLQTADTYYMEERMLQGMVISNLKMKDIEAYLSLVARFVTIINSWSVCDTFDFYGKQRFVDKNKKRVWLFLENWMKSDKEYEIRFGVVMAMAHYIDEEYINNVLQWMDRISHEGYYVKMAVAWALSVCYVKFPQKTVNYLKENHLDDFTYNKALQKIIESYRVSTEDKEIIRSMKRKNK is encoded by the coding sequence ATGGACGAATATCGTATCAACGGATTGACCATAAAAGAAAATTTGCTGCAACTGGCAGAAAATGGAAATAAAAAGTTCACCGAATCGCTGCATCCGGGAATAGAAAATGTATTGGGTATCCGCATCCCTGCCCTAAGGCGGTTAGGAGCACAAATTGCCAAAGATGACTGGGAGAGTTATCTACAGACTGCGGATACTTATTATATGGAAGAACGTATGTTGCAAGGTATGGTAATAAGCAATCTGAAAATGAAAGACATAGAAGCATATCTTTCACTGGTTGCCCGGTTTGTTACCATCATCAACAGTTGGTCTGTTTGTGACACTTTTGACTTTTACGGCAAACAACGGTTTGTTGACAAGAACAAGAAAAGGGTCTGGCTATTTTTGGAAAACTGGATGAAATCCGACAAAGAATATGAGATACGTTTCGGAGTAGTAATGGCAATGGCTCATTATATTGACGAAGAGTATATAAACAACGTATTGCAATGGATGGACCGGATCAGTCACGAAGGATATTATGTGAAGATGGCTGTAGCATGGGCTTTATCCGTATGTTATGTCAAATTTCCTCAAAAGACGGTGAACTATCTGAAGGAAAATCATTTAGATGACTTTACCTACAATAAAGCGCTACAAAAAATCATAGAATCTTATCGGGTAAGCACGGAGGACAAAGAAATCATCCGCAGCATGAAAAGAAAAAACAAATAA
- a CDS encoding PNGase F N-terminal domain-containing protein, which translates to MNLLTFIAPLAVAATFMMPADAANHKELPALGNTHIQVFDKTPVCFRPDSFPNYTPANADGVIRLVNGRIILKKITLPDYKRDVDVTLKVTVASNGDRWDKSGSCFVLPKESVINLMNIAEGKRAFPAVDSAKYEKMIGIVPGKDYVPTLELMRFMTPFGVGYYSSDNDSLSSKRRPVYIPKWEKSVTWVQDITDLYPALEREAYVGIYIDTWTAEGYVASMELDVKESKITCDVMPERRVKPLMNTVYYIGQTYPDIFSRKDVVMDFDMSKAAKNVRLKYIVTGHGGHSGGDEFVEKRNIVSVDGKEVLNFIPWRDDCASFRRFNPATGVWLIPRVAAYIGDKGYTTKEIEEPLASSDLSRSNWCPGSDVMPEEAVIGDLPAGKHSFKVSIPEAQQVDGNKLNHWLVSAYLVWEE; encoded by the coding sequence ATGAACCTGCTGACCTTTATTGCTCCACTGGCTGTGGCGGCAACTTTTATGATGCCGGCCGATGCCGCAAATCACAAAGAATTACCGGCATTGGGAAATACTCATATTCAAGTATTCGACAAGACCCCTGTTTGTTTTCGTCCCGACTCTTTTCCTAATTATACTCCTGCCAATGCTGACGGAGTGATCCGTCTGGTAAACGGGCGTATTATTTTAAAGAAAATAACCTTGCCCGATTACAAAAGAGATGTGGATGTTACCCTGAAAGTAACTGTAGCTTCCAATGGTGACCGTTGGGATAAATCTGGCTCTTGTTTTGTGCTTCCCAAAGAATCGGTGATCAATCTGATGAATATAGCCGAAGGCAAGAGGGCGTTTCCTGCGGTAGACAGTGCCAAATATGAAAAAATGATTGGTATTGTTCCGGGTAAGGATTATGTGCCTACCCTTGAACTGATGCGTTTTATGACCCCGTTCGGTGTGGGGTATTATAGTTCGGATAATGATTCTTTGAGCAGCAAGAGACGTCCTGTATATATCCCGAAATGGGAAAAGAGTGTGACTTGGGTGCAGGATATTACCGATCTTTATCCGGCATTGGAGAGAGAGGCATACGTGGGAATTTATATTGATACATGGACTGCCGAGGGGTATGTGGCCAGCATGGAATTGGACGTGAAGGAGAGTAAGATCACTTGCGACGTGATGCCGGAGCGCCGTGTGAAGCCTTTGATGAATACGGTGTATTATATCGGACAGACTTATCCGGATATTTTCTCACGCAAAGATGTGGTGATGGATTTTGATATGTCGAAAGCTGCCAAGAATGTTCGTTTGAAGTATATTGTTACAGGTCACGGGGGGCATAGTGGCGGAGATGAGTTTGTGGAGAAACGAAACATTGTGTCTGTTGATGGCAAGGAGGTGTTGAATTTCATTCCTTGGCGTGACGACTGTGCTTCTTTCCGCCGTTTTAACCCAGCTACGGGAGTATGGCTGATACCACGAGTTGCCGCATATATAGGTGATAAGGGTTATACGACAAAAGAGATTGAAGAACCTTTGGCTTCTTCAGATTTATCCCGTTCCAATTGGTGTCCGGGTAGCGATGTGATGCCTGAGGAGGCTGTTATTGGTGACTTGCCGGCCGGTAAACATTCTTTTAAGGTAAGTATCCCTGAGGCACAACAGGTGGATGGCAATAAATTGAATCATTGGCTGGTTTCAGCTTATTTGGTTTGGGAGGAATAA
- the purT gene encoding formate-dependent phosphoribosylglycinamide formyltransferase, whose protein sequence is MTKKILLLGSGELGKEFVIAAKRKGQYVIACDSYAGAPAMQVADEFEVFSMLDGDALDAVVAKHKPDIIVPEIEAIRTERLYHLEQEGIQVVPSARAVNFTMNRKAIRDLAAKELGLKTAKYFYAKSLEELREAAREIGFPCVVKPLMSSSGKGQSLVKSADELEQAWHYGCEGSRGDIKELIIEEFIQFDSEITLLTVTQKNGPTLFCPPIGHVQKGGDYRESFQPAHIDPEHLKEAQRMADKVTAALTGAGIWGVEFFLSHENGVYFSELSPRPHDTGMVTLAGTQNLNEFELHLRAVLGLPIPEITQERIGASAVILSPIASKEAPRYRGEEEVCKETNTYLRIFGKPYTKLNRRMGVVVCYAPNGSDLDALRDKCKAVAAKVEVY, encoded by the coding sequence ATGACTAAGAAGATTTTATTGCTGGGTTCCGGCGAATTAGGTAAAGAATTCGTCATTGCGGCAAAACGTAAAGGGCAGTATGTTATTGCTTGCGACTCTTACGCAGGTGCTCCGGCCATGCAGGTGGCTGATGAATTTGAAGTGTTCAGTATGCTTGACGGTGATGCATTGGATGCTGTGGTAGCCAAACACAAGCCGGATATAATTGTGCCTGAAATTGAAGCTATCCGTACCGAACGTCTGTATCATTTGGAACAGGAAGGTATCCAAGTAGTGCCGAGTGCCCGTGCTGTGAATTTCACGATGAACCGTAAGGCTATTCGTGATTTGGCAGCTAAGGAATTAGGATTAAAGACAGCCAAATATTTCTATGCCAAGTCTTTGGAAGAATTGAGGGAGGCCGCAAGAGAGATTGGTTTTCCTTGTGTGGTGAAGCCTTTGATGTCTTCATCCGGCAAAGGCCAGTCTTTGGTCAAGAGCGCAGATGAGTTGGAACAGGCATGGCATTATGGGTGTGAAGGCAGTCGTGGAGATATTAAAGAATTGATCATTGAGGAGTTTATTCAGTTCGATAGTGAGATAACTTTGCTCACCGTCACTCAGAAAAACGGTCCTACTTTGTTCTGTCCGCCTATCGGACATGTACAGAAAGGAGGAGATTATAGAGAAAGTTTCCAACCGGCACATATTGATCCCGAACATTTGAAGGAAGCGCAACGTATGGCTGATAAGGTAACGGCAGCTCTGACTGGTGCGGGAATCTGGGGAGTTGAATTTTTCTTGAGTCATGAAAACGGAGTTTATTTCTCCGAGCTTTCTCCCCGTCCGCATGATACCGGAATGGTGACTTTGGCAGGTACTCAGAATTTAAATGAGTTTGAGTTGCATCTGCGGGCGGTGTTAGGACTTCCTATTCCTGAAATTACACAAGAACGCATAGGGGCCAGTGCAGTGATTCTTTCTCCTATTGCCAGCAAGGAAGCTCCCCGTTATCGTGGTGAGGAAGAAGTTTGTAAGGAGACAAATACTTATCTCCGTATTTTTGGTAAACCTTATACAAAATTGAATCGCCGTATGGGGGTTGTGGTTTGTTATGCTCCTAATGGCAGTGACTTGGACGCTCTGCGTGACAAATGCAAGGCTGTTGCTGCAAAGGTAGAGGTGTATTAA
- a CDS encoding GNAT family N-acetyltransferase codes for MFTIQKATTNDIQLINEMAQIVFPATYQEILSKEQLDYMMDWMYSPKNLRKQIEEEGHIYYIAYKDGEAAGYVSIQPEGEHLFHLQKIYVLPRFQGCRLGKALFEQAVKAIKEIHPGPCEMHLNVNRNNKALQFYQHLGMEKVAEGDFYIGNGYYMNDYIMGLKI; via the coding sequence ATGTTTACCATACAAAAAGCGACAACCAATGATATTCAGTTGATTAACGAGATGGCTCAGATTGTATTTCCGGCCACCTACCAGGAAATTCTTTCAAAAGAACAATTGGATTACATGATGGACTGGATGTACTCTCCGAAAAATCTGCGTAAACAAATAGAAGAAGAAGGGCACATCTATTACATAGCTTACAAAGATGGAGAAGCTGCCGGATATGTTTCCATACAGCCCGAAGGAGAACATTTATTTCATCTGCAGAAAATCTATGTACTTCCTCGTTTTCAAGGTTGCCGGTTGGGCAAAGCACTATTTGAGCAGGCCGTCAAAGCAATTAAAGAAATCCATCCCGGACCTTGCGAAATGCACTTGAATGTAAACCGTAACAATAAGGCTTTACAATTCTACCAACATTTAGGAATGGAAAAAGTTGCAGAAGGAGATTTCTATATAGGCAACGGATATTATATGAACGATTATATCATGGGACTGAAAATCTAA
- a CDS encoding PadR family transcriptional regulator — translation MNVDNVRSQMRKGMLEYCILLLLHKEPSYASDIIQKLKEARLIVVEGTLYPLLTRLKNDDLLSYEWVESTQGPPRKYYNLTPQGEIFLSGLETAWEELTNTVNHLKNN, via the coding sequence ATGAATGTAGACAATGTACGATCTCAGATGCGCAAAGGAATGCTGGAATACTGCATTTTATTGTTGTTGCACAAAGAGCCGTCATATGCTTCGGATATCATTCAAAAATTGAAAGAAGCCCGGCTCATTGTAGTAGAAGGGACGCTTTATCCGCTGCTTACCCGGCTGAAAAACGATGACCTGCTCTCATACGAATGGGTAGAGTCTACTCAGGGACCACCTCGTAAATATTATAATCTCACTCCTCAGGGTGAAATATTCCTTAGCGGATTGGAGACTGCTTGGGAGGAGTTGACGAATACAGTGAATCATTTAAAAAACAATTAA
- a CDS encoding RelA/SpoT family protein, whose translation MEEKAFFTAKEREQLFALYKRLLQLSGDTLQKGDCHKLKIHLIKAVAEGNLPRNCFGMNPIIKDMQTAVIVAEEIGMKRASILGIMLHESVKNHLCTLASVQQEYGEDVAGIIRGLVKINELYSKSPTIESENFRNLLLSFAEDMRVILIIIADRVNLMRQIKETPNIEARTQVANEAAYLYAPLAHKLGLYKLKSELEDLSLKYTEHDVYYHIKDKLNETKASRDKYIAAFIEPIQHKLEEAGLKFHMKGRTKSIHSIYQKMKKQKCPFEGVYDLFAIRIILDSPVDKEKQECWQVYSIVTDMYMPNPKRLRDWLSVPKSNGYESLHTTVMGPEGKWVEVQIRTERMDEIAERGLAAHWRYKGVKGESGLDEWLTSIRETLENADSDLEVMDQFKLELYEDEVFVFTPKGDLYKMPKGATVLDFAFAIHSKLGSKCIGAKVNGKNAQLKQTLNSGDQVEVMTSNTQTPKRDWLNIVTTSKARTKIRQAIKEIEARQTEFAKETIERKFKNRKLEYDEAVMMRLIKKLGYKTVTEFYQDIANETRDANDIIEKYLELKKKETENREDIVYRSAENFSMQTAQDDKTFKEDVLVIDQNLKGLDFKLAKCCNPIYGDDVFGFVTISGGIKIHRTDCPNARELQSRFAYRIVKARWAGKSHGKQYPITLRIVGHDDIGIVTNITSIINKENDILLRSISIDSHDGLFSGMMTVMVDDTSKLESLVKKIKTVKGVKQVNRG comes from the coding sequence ATGGAAGAAAAAGCATTTTTCACAGCCAAAGAGCGTGAGCAACTGTTCGCCCTCTATAAACGATTGCTGCAATTATCCGGCGACACCTTGCAGAAGGGTGATTGCCATAAGTTAAAAATACACCTCATAAAAGCAGTTGCCGAAGGTAACCTGCCACGAAATTGTTTCGGGATGAATCCTATCATCAAAGATATGCAGACCGCCGTCATCGTGGCCGAAGAAATTGGGATGAAACGGGCTTCCATCCTGGGGATCATGCTGCACGAATCGGTAAAGAACCATTTATGCACCTTAGCATCTGTACAACAGGAATATGGAGAGGATGTAGCGGGGATCATACGCGGTCTTGTGAAAATCAATGAGCTATACTCCAAAAGCCCTACCATAGAATCGGAAAATTTCCGCAACCTGCTACTCTCTTTTGCCGAAGACATGCGTGTTATTCTGATCATCATTGCAGACCGCGTGAACCTGATGAGACAGATAAAGGAGACTCCCAATATAGAAGCACGCACCCAAGTAGCCAACGAAGCTGCCTATCTGTACGCACCGCTGGCACATAAGCTGGGGCTATACAAACTGAAATCGGAACTGGAAGACCTTTCCTTGAAATATACCGAACACGACGTATATTATCATATAAAGGACAAACTGAACGAAACGAAAGCCTCCCGTGACAAATACATAGCCGCCTTTATCGAACCGATACAGCACAAGCTGGAAGAAGCAGGATTAAAGTTCCACATGAAAGGGCGTACCAAGTCCATCCATTCCATCTATCAGAAAATGAAGAAACAGAAATGTCCCTTCGAAGGAGTATATGACTTGTTTGCCATCCGAATCATTCTGGACTCTCCCGTCGACAAGGAAAAACAAGAATGCTGGCAGGTATATTCCATTGTGACCGATATGTATATGCCCAATCCCAAACGTCTGCGCGACTGGCTCTCCGTACCCAAAAGTAACGGATACGAATCCTTACACACCACTGTAATGGGGCCTGAAGGCAAATGGGTGGAAGTACAGATACGCACCGAACGCATGGACGAGATAGCAGAACGTGGTCTGGCAGCCCACTGGCGTTACAAAGGCGTAAAAGGAGAAAGCGGTTTAGATGAATGGCTGACCTCCATCCGGGAAACACTGGAGAACGCCGACAGTGACCTGGAAGTGATGGACCAGTTCAAACTGGAATTATACGAAGACGAAGTATTCGTATTCACCCCCAAAGGTGACTTGTACAAGATGCCGAAAGGAGCGACCGTACTGGACTTTGCCTTCGCCATCCATAGCAAACTGGGTTCCAAGTGTATCGGAGCAAAGGTGAACGGAAAGAACGCACAATTAAAGCAAACGCTGAACAGCGGCGACCAAGTAGAAGTCATGACTTCAAACACCCAGACACCCAAACGCGACTGGCTGAACATCGTCACCACTTCGAAGGCAAGAACCAAAATACGCCAGGCCATCAAAGAGATAGAAGCCCGCCAGACAGAGTTCGCCAAAGAGACCATAGAACGTAAATTCAAGAACCGCAAGCTGGAATACGACGAAGCAGTGATGATGCGCCTGATAAAAAAGCTGGGATACAAAACCGTAACCGAGTTCTACCAGGACATAGCCAACGAGACAAGAGATGCGAACGACATCATCGAAAAATACCTGGAACTGAAGAAAAAGGAAACGGAAAACCGGGAAGATATTGTCTATCGCAGCGCCGAGAATTTCAGCATGCAGACAGCACAGGATGACAAGACCTTCAAAGAGGACGTGCTGGTCATTGATCAGAATTTGAAAGGACTGGACTTCAAATTAGCCAAATGCTGTAACCCTATCTATGGCGATGATGTATTCGGGTTTGTAACCATCAGCGGAGGAATCAAAATACACCGTACCGACTGCCCTAACGCACGAGAATTGCAATCACGTTTTGCCTACCGTATCGTAAAGGCGCGTTGGGCTGGAAAAAGCCACGGCAAACAATACCCCATCACGCTGCGCATCGTCGGTCATGATGATATAGGAATTGTGACAAATATCACCTCCATTATCAATAAGGAAAACGATATCCTGCTCCGTTCCATCAGCATCGACTCGCACGACGGGCTGTTCAGCGGCATGATGACCGTAATGGTAGATGACACTTCAAAGCTGGAATCATTAGTAAAAAAGATAAAGACAGTAAAAGGAGTAAAACAGGTAAACAGAGGATAA
- a CDS encoding DUF1573 domain-containing protein encodes MKKILLSTLLLIIGLTTYAAVWQSQGEAEITFEKTTHNFGSFPESSPKVTCVFKFKNSGDGPLVIHQAIASCGCTVPQYPKEPIKPGESGQITVTYNGAGKFPGHFKKSITIRTNGKNEMTRLYIEGDMTPKGTAAE; translated from the coding sequence ATGAAGAAAATTTTGCTTTCAACATTATTGTTGATTATAGGGTTAACCACATACGCAGCCGTATGGCAATCTCAAGGAGAAGCAGAAATAACCTTTGAGAAAACAACACATAATTTCGGTTCATTTCCCGAGTCAAGCCCGAAAGTTACCTGTGTTTTCAAATTCAAAAATTCGGGAGATGGTCCCCTAGTCATCCATCAAGCGATTGCATCTTGCGGATGTACTGTTCCCCAATATCCTAAAGAGCCCATCAAACCGGGTGAAAGCGGACAGATAACAGTGACTTATAATGGAGCCGGCAAATTTCCGGGACATTTCAAGAAATCAATCACTATCCGCACAAACGGGAAAAATGAGATGACACGTCTTTATATAGAAGGTGACATGACCCCGAAAGGCACAGCTGCCGAATAG
- a CDS encoding DUF4301 family protein, with amino-acid sequence MLTPEDKDLLVKKGISEQQIAEQLACFEKGFPFLKLDAAASVEKGIMAPAEIEMKNYLEAWDTYKEGEKTIVKFVPASGAASRMFKNLFEFLGADYNTPKTDFEKKFFDHIHSFAFYNDLNAACMDNTGKNIDALMAGKDYKPIVANLLEAAGLNYGALPKGLLKFHRYADGVRTPLEEHLVEGALYAAGRTGKVNVHFTVSTEHRELFTKLVEEKVAVYAKKYGVEYDVSFSEQKPSTDTVAADMENKPFRDKGKLLFRPGGHGALIENLNDLDADVIFIKNIDNVVPDRLKEDTVTYKKLIAGVLVTLQKQVFEYLELLDGGKYTHAQLEEIIRFLQQTLCCRKPDIKDLEDADLVIYLRKKLNRPMRVCGMVKNVGEPGGGPFLAYNADGTVSLQILESSQIDMNDPAKKEMFEKGTHFNPVDLVCAVRDYKGNKFDLVKYVDKATGFISYKSKNGRELKALELPGLWNGAMSDWNTVFVEVPLSTFNPVKTVNDLLREQHQ; translated from the coding sequence ATGTTAACACCTGAAGACAAAGACTTATTAGTGAAAAAAGGAATTTCCGAGCAGCAGATTGCAGAACAACTGGCTTGCTTTGAAAAGGGTTTCCCATTTTTGAAGCTGGATGCGGCCGCTTCTGTTGAAAAGGGAATCATGGCTCCCGCCGAAATTGAAATGAAAAATTATTTGGAAGCATGGGATACATATAAGGAAGGTGAGAAAACCATCGTGAAGTTTGTACCCGCCTCTGGTGCTGCCAGCCGCATGTTCAAGAATTTGTTCGAATTCCTGGGGGCTGATTACAATACTCCGAAGACAGATTTCGAAAAGAAATTTTTCGACCATATTCATAGCTTCGCATTCTACAATGACTTGAATGCGGCTTGTATGGATAATACAGGAAAGAATATTGATGCTTTGATGGCCGGGAAGGATTATAAACCTATAGTAGCCAATCTGCTGGAAGCTGCCGGCTTGAACTATGGGGCATTACCGAAGGGGTTGTTGAAATTCCATCGGTATGCGGATGGTGTGCGTACGCCGCTGGAAGAACATTTGGTGGAAGGCGCGTTGTATGCGGCAGGCAGAACCGGAAAAGTGAATGTGCATTTCACCGTTTCTACGGAACATCGTGAATTGTTCACAAAGCTGGTGGAAGAGAAGGTTGCCGTTTATGCAAAGAAGTATGGAGTAGAATATGATGTGTCATTTTCTGAACAGAAACCGAGTACGGATACGGTTGCTGCCGATATGGAGAACAAACCTTTCCGCGATAAAGGCAAACTGTTGTTCCGTCCGGGAGGGCATGGCGCGCTGATTGAGAATCTGAATGACCTGGATGCCGATGTTATCTTTATCAAGAATATAGATAATGTGGTGCCCGATCGCTTGAAAGAGGATACTGTTACGTATAAAAAGCTGATTGCGGGGGTACTGGTTACTCTGCAGAAGCAGGTATTTGAATATTTGGAATTGCTGGATGGCGGTAAATATACACATGCGCAGCTGGAAGAGATCATTCGTTTCTTACAGCAGACTTTATGTTGCCGCAAACCGGATATCAAGGATCTGGAAGATGCCGATTTGGTTATTTATCTGCGTAAGAAGTTAAACCGTCCGATGCGTGTATGCGGTATGGTGAAGAATGTGGGTGAACCGGGAGGCGGCCCGTTCCTGGCTTATAATGCGGATGGTACTGTTTCACTGCAAATTTTGGAAAGTTCTCAGATTGACATGAATGATCCGGCCAAGAAAGAGATGTTCGAGAAAGGTACTCACTTTAATCCGGTGGATTTGGTGTGTGCGGTACGAGATTATAAAGGAAACAAATTCGACTTGGTGAAGTATGTGGATAAGGCTACAGGTTTTATCTCTTATAAATCAAAGAACGGTAGAGAACTGAAAGCATTGGAACTTCCGGGCTTGTGGAATGGTGCGATGAGTGACTGGAACACTGTTTTCGTTGAAGTGCCGTTGAGTACCTTTAATCCGGTGAAGACTGTGAATGATTTGTTGCGTGAACAGCATCAATAA
- a CDS encoding PspC domain-containing protein, with amino-acid sequence MKKTLTINLGGTVYHIDEDAYHLLDNYLANLRIHFRREEGAEEIVHDMELRISELFADRLNEGKQVITIEDVEEIIARMGKPEELSGEGNGETSGSEKAKGTTVRRLFRDPDNKVLGGVASGLAAYMGWDVTWVRIILLVLGFFVHGVILAYIIAWIIIPMAHTAPEKLAMKGAAINVENIGKTVTDGFEKVNDYVRSDRPRSILQKIGEGIVSVAGFLIKFLLVFIAICCAPVLFVLLIVFFALLMAATGLIAALPAVLYEVLPAVNWATVGSSPGLTVAMSVAGILVIGIPIIGLIHMLMRHFGGWQPMSIVTKIIFIVLWLIALGVGVFFVLNDPNIASMISYSL; translated from the coding sequence ATGAAAAAGACTTTAACCATAAATTTAGGAGGTACCGTTTATCATATAGACGAAGACGCTTACCACTTGTTGGATAATTATTTAGCTAATTTACGCATTCACTTTCGTCGTGAGGAAGGTGCGGAGGAGATTGTACATGATATGGAATTACGCATATCTGAACTGTTTGCTGACCGTTTGAATGAGGGCAAACAGGTTATTACCATTGAGGATGTGGAAGAAATCATAGCCCGGATGGGTAAACCTGAAGAACTCTCTGGTGAAGGGAATGGAGAAACATCCGGTTCGGAAAAGGCAAAAGGGACCACTGTACGCCGTCTGTTTCGTGATCCGGACAATAAAGTGCTGGGTGGTGTGGCTTCCGGATTGGCCGCTTATATGGGATGGGATGTTACTTGGGTACGTATCATTCTATTGGTTCTTGGCTTCTTTGTTCATGGGGTGATATTGGCTTATATCATAGCGTGGATTATTATTCCTATGGCGCATACCGCCCCCGAGAAACTCGCCATGAAGGGGGCTGCTATTAATGTGGAGAATATAGGCAAGACTGTAACAGACGGATTTGAAAAAGTGAATGATTATGTACGCTCAGATCGTCCTAGAAGTATCTTGCAAAAGATAGGGGAGGGGATTGTGTCTGTGGCGGGGTTCCTTATCAAATTCCTGCTTGTTTTCATTGCTATTTGCTGTGCGCCTGTATTGTTTGTATTATTGATTGTCTTTTTTGCATTGCTGATGGCGGCTACGGGGCTGATTGCTGCATTGCCGGCAGTGCTTTATGAGGTGCTGCCTGCAGTTAATTGGGCTACGGTGGGTAGCTCTCCGGGGTTGACTGTCGCTATGTCCGTTGCAGGTATTCTGGTTATCGGTATTCCTATTATAGGACTGATACACATGCTGATGCGTCATTTTGGAGGTTGGCAACCCATGTCCATTGTAACCAAAATTATATTTATCGTATTGTGGCTCATCGCTTTGGGAGTGGGTGTTTTCTTTGTACTGAATGATCCAAATATTGCTTCAATGATATCGTATAGTTTATAA
- a CDS encoding metallophosphoesterase family protein, protein MTNKLLFFVLLALCFSGCDMLETHPYDVHITGERELNNKNIQLIENKMQGKKTIRFAMISDTQRWYNSTEDVVKALNARGDIDFVIHGGDQSDFGVTKEFIWMRDIFNKFQMPYVCLLGNHDCLGTGEDAYRAIYGDPNFAFTAGNVRFICLNTNAMEYDYSEPVPDFNFIENELNNLSPEIEKTVFAMHVKPFEFVFNNNVAKIFQLYVNQFPKVQFCLYGHEHKFAVDDLFNDGVLYFQCPCIDKRIYLLFTIKEDGTYDYETVEF, encoded by the coding sequence ATGACAAACAAGCTATTATTCTTTGTCCTACTGGCCCTCTGTTTCAGTGGCTGTGACATGCTGGAAACCCATCCATACGATGTACATATTACAGGAGAAAGAGAACTGAACAACAAAAACATCCAGTTGATAGAAAACAAAATGCAAGGCAAAAAAACAATCCGCTTTGCCATGATCAGTGATACCCAACGATGGTACAACTCTACCGAGGATGTTGTAAAAGCCCTCAATGCCCGTGGTGACATAGACTTTGTCATTCACGGAGGAGACCAGTCCGACTTCGGTGTCACAAAAGAATTCATATGGATGCGGGACATATTTAACAAATTCCAGATGCCCTACGTATGCCTTTTAGGCAATCACGACTGTCTGGGTACAGGTGAAGACGCATACAGGGCCATTTATGGAGATCCCAACTTCGCCTTCACAGCCGGAAATGTACGCTTTATCTGCCTCAATACCAATGCGATGGAATATGATTATTCGGAACCGGTTCCCGATTTCAACTTTATAGAAAATGAACTGAACAACCTGTCGCCTGAAATAGAAAAAACGGTATTCGCAATGCACGTAAAACCTTTTGAATTTGTATTCAACAACAATGTAGCAAAAATCTTCCAACTATACGTCAACCAGTTCCCCAAAGTCCAGTTCTGTCTTTACGGCCATGAACACAAATTCGCAGTAGATGATCTATTCAACGACGGAGTTCTGTATTTCCAATGCCCCTGCATAGACAAACGCATCTACTTATTATTCACCATTAAAGAAGATGGAACCTACGATTATGAAACAGTTGAATTTTAA
- a CDS encoding diacylglycerol kinase family protein, whose protein sequence is MNELHKRLKSFTYAWKGVCSFLSKEHNAWIHCTAIIAVTIAGIRLEITRTEWLVILLCFAMVLAAEAFNTAIERLVNLVSPDYHPVAGDVKDIAAGAVLICAIFAAIIGLIIFVPYF, encoded by the coding sequence ATGAATGAACTGCATAAACGACTAAAAAGCTTTACATACGCCTGGAAAGGCGTATGTAGTTTTTTAAGTAAGGAACACAATGCCTGGATACATTGCACAGCCATCATCGCCGTAACCATTGCAGGCATCCGGTTGGAAATAACACGCACCGAATGGCTTGTCATCCTCCTGTGCTTTGCAATGGTACTGGCTGCCGAAGCATTCAACACAGCCATAGAACGCCTGGTAAACCTGGTATCCCCGGACTACCATCCTGTGGCCGGAGACGTAAAGGACATAGCAGCAGGAGCCGTACTGATTTGCGCCATATTTGCCGCCATCATAGGGTTGATAATCTTTGTCCCTTATTTTTAA